One genomic segment of Nothobranchius furzeri strain GRZ-AD chromosome 10, NfurGRZ-RIMD1, whole genome shotgun sequence includes these proteins:
- the esama gene encoding endothelial cell adhesion molecule a — MRRSMKVHPRATLLLLLLSGEWVQTSMINMEAIQGQKVVLKASYNPDPLSDLNTNTIIWNYIKNTTQPIISYTKGSIIVGSTQFNGRVGFVATMPSQDLSLYINNTRESDSGYFSCQVITPNNLQPPTEFNLEVKVPPAVPKCSLLGKPVLKGNVTLTCASVAGKPLPLYKWKKTSPTSEVFFSPTLNEKAGTLKLNNLSSNMSGKYECTASNTAGSETCFINLEVVNSNKLGMTVGAAVGSVLGFIFILAICVGFLFFFKRRRENEDDIANDIKEDAQAPKRVSWAKSGLGSELISKNGTLSSIASSQHFRSPHQHHQHHLQQYPQHPASDTASIITATGSTAGYRPARLQGASTSYSYNNSSTLPAGQQVSSLPTNSGSPVPVQERYGQLPQALPQTYSQVPGRLQTAPSPPPLPTSTFTASNISRMGGVPIMVPAQNQAGSLV, encoded by the exons GTGAGTGGGTCCAAACTTCGATGATCAATATGGAAGCCATCCAGGGTCAAAAGGTGGTGCTGAAGGCCTCATACAACCCGGATCCACTTAGTGACCTGAACACCAACACCATCATCTGGAATTACATCAAAAACACCACCCAGCCG ATCATCTCATACACCAAAGGGTCCATAATTGTGGGCTCCACCCAGTTCAATGGGCGTGTTGGGTTTGTCGCCACCATGCCTTCGCAAGATTTGTCCCTGTACATCAACAACACTAGGGAGTCCGACTCGGGCTACTTTTCCTGTCAGGTTATTACTCCCAACAACCTGCAGCCTCCTACGGAATTCAATCTGGAAGTGAAAG TCCCTCCTGCTGTTCCTAAGTGTTCTCTGCTTGGGAAGCCAGTGCTGAAAGGAAATGTGACCCTGACATGTGCGTCTGTTGCTGGGAAACCCCTCCCTCTGTACAAGTGGAAGAAGACCAGCCCCACCTCGGAGGTCTTCTTCTCACCAACGCTCA ATGAGAAGGCCGGCACTTTGAAGCTAAACAACCTGAGTAGTAACATGTCAGGAAAATACGAGTGCACAGCCAGCAACACAGCCGGATCAGAGACTTGCTTCATCAACCTGGAGGTTGTTAACT CTAATAAACTGGGAATGACTGTTGGTGCAGCAGTTGGGTCAGTGTTGGGCTTCATCTTCATACTCGCCATCTGCGTCGGCTTCCTGTTCTTTTTCAAAAGGCGGAGAGAGAACGAGGATGACATAGCCAATGACATCAA GGAGGACGCTCAGGCTCCTAAACGAGTGTCCTGGGCAAAGAGTGGACTGGGTTCAGAGCTTATCTCCAAGAACGGCACTCTGTCTTCTATTGCCTCCAGCCAACACTTCAGATCACCCCACCAGCACCATCAACACCATTTACAGCAATACCCCCAGCATCCTGCCTCAGACACTGCCTCTATAATCACAGCAACTGGCAGCACAGCTGGGTACCGTCCAGCCCGCCTCCAGGGAGCCTCCACCAGCTACAGTTACAACAACAGCAGCACATTACCAGCTGGGCAGCAAGTTTCCTCCCTTCCTACCAACAGTGGAAGCCCTGTTCCAGTGCAGGAGCGCTATGGCCAGCTGCCCCAGGCACTGCCTCAAACCTACAGCCAGGTTCCAGGGCGGCTTCAGACTGCCCCCTCTCCACCACCGCTTCCCACTTCCACCTTCACTGCCTCTAACATCAGCCGAATGGGGGGGGTGCCCATTATGGTTCCAGCTCAGAACCAGGCAGGCTCTCTGGTCTGA